The following is a genomic window from Lysinibacillus sp. G4S2.
CTAGAAGACATGGACAATGTATGTAGTTGTTTGTTTATATGATACTGGTAAAACTAACATTGTCATGACCTCCTTCGCTTAGTTTGTTATAGTGTTCTTGAAGATTATCACACTTTAGAAATATCTGTCAACTAACCCACTGTTATTTTTTACTTTTTTCAGAAAATTATTAGCACTTTAAAGCAATGAATTACTACAGCATAATCTTATGTTTAGCATGTTAATTCTCCATAAACAAAAGGTGTGTGTTAATTAACCCCCATATCTATCCACTTTTATTAATTAAAAGGCTCATCACCAGGACGTGTGGTTGATTTCCGTTACGGCTGGGCGCTTTATCGCTGACGCTTCGCTTTCGCACAGAGCAAAGCTTCCTGGGGGCGAGCGCTAAGCCGCTTCATACTGTAACAGAATGTGATGCTATGCAGTGCATATTTTGGTGAAGAGCAAAATCTTCAAACATATAAAACAAGTGTTTGTATTGACTTTAACGCTGCGTAAACCTTTATGGTTAGTTTGTATTAACCAAAAGGAGGAAACAAACATGAATGAATTTTATCAAATGCCATTATTTTTAAAGTTAAAAGTAAGAGATATTGAAAAGTCAAAAGAATGGTATACGAATGTACTAAATTTCAATTCAGTATTTGATTTTCCAGATACTGAAGGAACAACTGCAATGACACATTTAAGAGGGGCAAAGTATCAAGATTTAATGTTAATAAAAGATAAAAAAGCCAACTCCACTGATTCAGTCATTATTAATTTATTTTCTAATGATATTCATAGTATTTATCAAGCCGCGCTGGACAATA
Proteins encoded in this region:
- a CDS encoding VOC family protein; amino-acid sequence: MNEFYQMPLFLKLKVRDIEKSKEWYTNVLNFNSVFDFPDTEGTTAMTHLRGAKYQDLMLIKDKKANSTDSVIINLFSNDIHSIYQAALDNKTIIIQEPTVQPWNAKELTIKDLDGYIFTKLNFRKPTFSEVGGMKCFFLYRTYVFVVYCE